The proteins below come from a single uncultured Carboxylicivirga sp. genomic window:
- a CDS encoding lyase family protein: MEGNQVVVYSNNKPGASIMPGKVNPKQVEAVTMVCFQILGNDTTIYTAGSGGHFEFNVFKPDMISEILGSTTLMVIVGHVFK; this comes from the coding sequence GTGGAGGGTAATCAAGTTGTAGTTTATAGCAATAACAAACCAGGGGCATCGATAATGCCGGGTAAAGTCAATCCCAAACAAGTAGAGGCTGTCACAATGGTTTGCTTTCAAATATTGGGCAACGACACAACTATTTATACGGCCGGTTCAGGAGGCCATTTCGAATTCAATGTTTTTAAACCGGACATGATAAGTGAAATTTTAGGGTCTACTACTCTTATGGTAATTGTTGGCCATGTATTTAAATAG
- a CDS encoding cold shock domain-containing protein, producing the protein MNKGTVKFFNETKGFGFIKDADSNKEYFVHSSGIKDSISENDEVTFDLQEGKKGLNAVNVNLA; encoded by the coding sequence ATGAACAAAGGAACAGTGAAATTTTTCAATGAAACGAAGGGATTCGGATTCATCAAAGATGCAGATTCAAACAAAGAATATTTTGTGCATTCATCAGGTATAAAGGATAGTATATCGGAGAACGATGAAGTAACTTTTGATTTGCAAGAAGGAAAAAAGGGATTAAATGCAGTTAATGTTAATCTAGCATAG
- a CDS encoding glycosyltransferase family 4 protein translates to MKIAILSSIAWRTPPLKYGPWEQVASNITEGLIEKGIEVTLFATGNSITKGKLSSVIEFPYAEDPSIDPKVAECLHISNLMEQADSFDIIHNNFDFLPLTYSGLIKTPMLTTIHGFSSPKIIPVYKKYNHSTHYVSISDSDRHPELDYIATVHNGINIDEFAFNSEPDDYLLFFGRIHPDKGTYEAIEIAKKAKRKLIISGLIQDRKYFDQNVKPYINNDDIIYVGNSGPKDRQRILSKAFALLHPIHFAEPFGLSVVEAMACGTPVIAFNLGSMSELILQNKTGFLVSNIAEALDAVTNVESINRHYCYARASSLFSRQKMIEGYLTVYEKILRII, encoded by the coding sequence ATGAAAATTGCAATACTGTCATCTATAGCCTGGCGCACACCACCTCTTAAATATGGGCCTTGGGAGCAAGTCGCTTCAAATATTACAGAGGGATTGATTGAAAAAGGAATTGAGGTAACATTATTTGCAACCGGAAATTCCATTACGAAAGGAAAACTGTCATCGGTAATCGAATTTCCCTATGCCGAAGATCCTTCTATTGATCCAAAAGTTGCAGAATGCCTTCACATCAGTAATTTGATGGAACAAGCTGATAGTTTCGACATCATACATAACAATTTTGATTTTTTACCACTCACCTATTCAGGATTGATTAAAACACCAATGCTCACCACTATTCATGGTTTTTCGTCTCCCAAAATCATTCCGGTATATAAAAAATACAACCATTCTACTCATTATGTTTCCATAAGTGATTCTGACCGACATCCAGAACTTGATTATATTGCGACTGTGCATAACGGAATTAATATTGATGAGTTTGCTTTCAATAGTGAACCTGATGACTATTTACTTTTTTTTGGCAGAATTCATCCCGATAAAGGAACTTATGAGGCGATAGAAATAGCTAAAAAAGCAAAAAGAAAACTAATCATATCCGGCTTAATACAGGATCGGAAATATTTTGATCAAAATGTGAAACCATATATAAACAATGATGATATAATATATGTGGGAAATTCTGGCCCAAAAGACCGTCAACGAATTCTAAGTAAAGCTTTTGCCTTATTACATCCTATACATTTTGCGGAGCCATTCGGATTGAGTGTGGTTGAAGCCATGGCTTGCGGCACTCCTGTTATTGCTTTTAACCTTGGCTCCATGTCTGAATTAATTCTTCAAAATAAAACAGGTTTCCTTGTTTCTAACATAGCTGAAGCTCTTGATGCTGTAACAAATGTAGAGTCGATTAATCGACATTATTGCTACGCTAGGGCATCTTCTTTGTTTAGTCGTCAAAAAATGATAGAAGGTTATTTGACGGTATATGAAAAAATTCTCAGAATTATATAA
- a CDS encoding glycoside hydrolase family 130 protein has product MLITRYQYNPILTKMDVPYPVATVHNAAVVKHHGKYIMIFRSHKLNGRSILGIADSEDGYNFKVDDKPFMVPATKGIFKEYETYGIEDPRIVSIDGEYLITYSAYSKHGVRIGLAKTKDFKTVERFSLITEADYRNVVIFPEKINGLYARLDRPHSEISPWSIWISYSPDLKYWGESKLIMKPMKYHWDEMKIGPGAPPIKTPHGWLHIYHGVFPTMDGCVYRLGAALHNLLDPSVIIAVGDEWILQPEEDYEITGYVHNVVFCCGAVLEDDGNLKIYWGGADTVMCLGTVNIDVLVNHCLNNSRPALG; this is encoded by the coding sequence ATGCTAATAACCAGATATCAATATAATCCTATTCTTACAAAGATGGATGTGCCTTATCCGGTAGCAACAGTACACAATGCTGCAGTAGTTAAGCACCACGGTAAATATATCATGATATTCAGGTCACATAAGCTTAATGGGCGTAGCATATTGGGAATAGCCGACAGTGAAGATGGTTACAACTTTAAAGTAGATGATAAGCCATTTATGGTGCCGGCTACCAAGGGAATTTTTAAAGAATATGAAACCTATGGAATAGAAGATCCCCGCATTGTATCAATCGATGGTGAATATTTGATTACATATAGTGCCTATTCAAAACATGGGGTTCGAATTGGGCTAGCAAAAACTAAAGATTTTAAAACCGTTGAGCGATTTTCATTAATTACTGAAGCCGACTATCGAAACGTAGTCATCTTCCCTGAAAAAATTAACGGATTATACGCCCGACTGGATCGTCCTCATTCGGAGATATCGCCATGGTCAATCTGGATATCGTATTCGCCTGATTTAAAATATTGGGGCGAGTCGAAACTTATCATGAAACCCATGAAATACCATTGGGATGAAATGAAAATTGGTCCGGGAGCACCACCCATAAAAACACCTCATGGTTGGTTACATATCTATCATGGCGTTTTTCCTACAATGGACGGCTGTGTATACCGCCTGGGTGCAGCTTTGCACAACCTGTTGGATCCATCTGTAATTATTGCTGTTGGAGACGAATGGATTCTCCAACCTGAAGAAGATTATGAAATAACAGGCTATGTACACAATGTAGTTTTTTGTTGTGGTGCAGTTTTAGAAGATGACGGTAACCTGAAGATTTATTGGGGTGGTGCTGATACGGTCATGTGTTTGGGAACTGTAAATATTGATGTATTGGTTAACCATTGCTTGAACAATAGCAGGCCAGCTTTGGGTTGA
- a CDS encoding glycosyltransferase family 4 protein: MKLTFIGTYPPRECGIGTFTNDLFNSMVNNPDNGNDSNEGFVIALSDFPNEYEYPDEVKGIIRQNRQEDYLQAVKLINLSGSDLCILEHEFGIFGGQSGVYILPLLYRLEVPLIVTLHTILKTPSYNEKAVLQEICKMASKIVVMSHKAIEFLVEIYQVPADKIEFIDHGVPNLQFDSQISRKELKIDAKKVLMTFGFVGRNKGIETVIKALPKIIEKHPNVIYMVLGKTHPNVVRHSGEEYRIFLMRLVKNLKLENNVVFLNEFLDVKDLFKYLSATDIYITPYLNEAQITSGTLSYAVGVGSAVVSTPYWHAEELLADGRGQLFNFNDAEELSSIIIELFDHPEQLNLLKAKARAYGQKITWPKIGEKYLKVAHQTLTKKVEKTATKDTILDLLILPPFSMAHINRLTDDTGIIQHAKFGIPNLKEGYCLDDNARALLMVLMAHKQIKDSRALELSPVYLSYIHYMQNKDGTFKNFLSFSRHYLDEIGSEDSFGRTIWALGYLLGNAPNDAYYQTGREVFFNAAPNFENLKSIRSIANTMIGVCYYLKSNPSDDSMTERLRNMAHKLIKLYDENETTDWHWFESLLAYDNGILPLALLHSAEILNEDKVLEVAINSMQFLTAHTLNENYLSVIGNEKWYKKDGERSVFAQQPIDAMAMVLMYHQAFIVTKDKEYLNKLYISFLWFLGENDLRMSLYDFETNGCCDGFESYGVNRNQGAESSLAYLISHLTVLQAYEEFHTIDIKANEEKPDVRDDGQLPKSHKRVWQSNS; encoded by the coding sequence ATGAAATTAACATTTATAGGAACATACCCTCCCAGAGAATGTGGTATTGGAACATTTACAAATGATTTGTTCAACTCAATGGTTAATAATCCTGACAATGGAAACGATTCAAACGAAGGGTTTGTTATCGCATTAAGTGATTTTCCAAATGAATATGAATATCCCGATGAAGTAAAAGGTATTATCAGACAGAATAGGCAGGAAGATTATTTGCAAGCTGTAAAATTAATCAACTTAAGCGGGTCTGACCTTTGCATACTCGAACACGAATTTGGCATTTTTGGCGGCCAGAGTGGTGTTTATATATTGCCTTTACTGTATCGGCTTGAAGTCCCTCTTATAGTTACATTACATACTATTCTCAAAACACCTTCCTATAATGAGAAAGCAGTTTTACAGGAAATCTGTAAAATGGCCAGTAAAATCGTTGTGATGAGTCATAAGGCCATTGAATTTTTGGTCGAAATTTATCAGGTACCAGCTGATAAGATTGAATTCATTGACCACGGCGTCCCTAACTTACAATTTGATAGTCAGATATCGCGAAAAGAGTTAAAAATTGACGCAAAAAAAGTATTAATGACATTCGGGTTTGTTGGACGTAACAAAGGCATTGAAACTGTAATTAAAGCTTTGCCAAAAATTATAGAAAAGCATCCCAATGTTATTTATATGGTTTTAGGTAAAACTCATCCGAATGTTGTCAGGCACTCCGGCGAAGAATACCGTATTTTTTTAATGCGTCTTGTCAAAAACCTAAAACTTGAGAACAATGTCGTTTTCCTGAATGAATTTCTGGACGTTAAAGACCTGTTCAAATACCTGTCGGCTACCGACATTTATATTACACCATATTTGAACGAAGCACAAATCACCAGTGGCACATTATCCTATGCCGTTGGCGTTGGATCAGCAGTAGTATCAACACCCTATTGGCATGCCGAGGAACTATTAGCCGATGGCAGAGGCCAACTTTTTAACTTTAATGATGCAGAGGAACTTTCCTCCATCATAATAGAACTCTTTGACCATCCTGAACAATTAAATTTGCTCAAAGCTAAAGCCAGAGCATACGGCCAAAAAATAACATGGCCAAAAATCGGCGAGAAGTATTTGAAAGTAGCTCATCAGACTTTAACAAAAAAAGTTGAGAAAACTGCAACTAAAGATACCATATTGGATCTGCTTATTCTGCCACCATTTTCAATGGCACACATTAACAGATTAACTGATGACACTGGTATTATTCAGCATGCAAAATTTGGCATCCCAAATTTAAAAGAAGGTTACTGCCTCGACGACAATGCCCGTGCTTTACTGATGGTATTAATGGCACACAAACAAATAAAAGACTCCAGGGCACTTGAACTGTCTCCGGTTTATTTAAGCTATATCCACTATATGCAAAATAAGGATGGCACGTTCAAAAATTTCTTAAGCTTTAGCAGACATTATCTCGATGAAATAGGTTCTGAAGATTCATTTGGCCGAACAATATGGGCATTGGGGTATTTACTGGGAAACGCTCCCAACGATGCCTATTATCAAACCGGGAGAGAAGTATTTTTCAATGCTGCACCTAACTTTGAAAACTTAAAATCCATACGTAGCATTGCAAATACCATGATTGGTGTTTGCTATTATCTTAAATCAAATCCATCAGATGATTCCATGACGGAAAGGTTACGGAATATGGCGCATAAACTAATTAAGCTCTATGACGAAAACGAAACAACAGATTGGCATTGGTTTGAATCGTTATTGGCTTATGATAATGGCATATTGCCACTGGCACTGTTACACTCTGCCGAAATCCTGAACGAAGATAAAGTATTGGAGGTTGCAATAAATTCAATGCAATTTCTAACCGCACATACACTTAATGAAAATTACCTGTCAGTAATTGGCAACGAAAAATGGTATAAAAAAGATGGCGAACGCTCAGTGTTTGCACAACAACCCATCGATGCTATGGCCATGGTTTTAATGTACCACCAGGCATTTATTGTTACAAAAGACAAGGAATACCTGAACAAACTGTATATCTCATTTTTATGGTTCTTAGGTGAGAACGATTTAAGAATGAGTTTGTACGATTTTGAGACCAACGGTTGTTGCGATGGCTTTGAAAGTTATGGTGTAAACCGTAATCAGGGTGCTGAAAGTTCGTTGGCCTATTTAATTTCCCATCTAACTGTTTTACAGGCTTACGAAGAGTTTCACACCATCGACATTAAAGCCAATGAGGAAAAACCGGATGTAAGAGATGATGGTCAATTGCCCAAAAGCCATAAAAGAGTCTGGCAATCTAATTCATAA
- a CDS encoding HAMP domain-containing sensor histidine kinase yields the protein MKELKLINHSEVISNHQFSKQIEIKEKKIIADNKKLIAIIGHDIKSPMSSMISFLGLLKEGAFEWNRNKVEEYIEIALKSAEQTMKLLDGILIWALAENYNNSFQPEIIDLKEILIEEADNLELFASLKDIKITLPIISEIKVFADKNMVKSILRNLISNAIKYSHANGKIDISTLSKNNRFLEVTIKDYGVGMESKVSNILFDSGKNISLPGTNSETGTAFGLSLCKEFIDIHNGKIWIISKPGKGSEFKFTLPLGKP from the coding sequence ATGAAAGAGCTAAAGCTTATTAATCATTCAGAAGTTATATCAAACCATCAGTTTTCAAAGCAAATTGAGATTAAAGAAAAAAAAATCATTGCCGACAATAAGAAGCTTATAGCAATAATTGGGCATGATATTAAATCACCAATGAGTTCCATGATAAGTTTTTTAGGATTGTTAAAAGAAGGTGCATTTGAATGGAATAGAAATAAGGTTGAAGAATATATTGAAATCGCTCTAAAATCTGCTGAACAAACAATGAAACTACTTGATGGTATTCTTATATGGGCTTTGGCTGAAAACTATAATAACTCATTTCAACCTGAAATTATTGACTTAAAAGAAATCCTCATTGAAGAGGCTGATAACCTTGAATTATTTGCATCGCTGAAAGATATTAAAATTACGCTGCCTATTATTTCTGAAATAAAAGTGTTTGCTGATAAAAACATGGTTAAAAGTATATTGAGAAACTTAATAAGTAATGCCATAAAGTACTCACATGCCAACGGAAAGATTGACATAAGTACATTGAGTAAGAACAATAGGTTTCTTGAGGTTACTATTAAAGATTATGGCGTTGGAATGGAAAGCAAAGTAAGTAATATACTTTTTGATTCTGGCAAAAACATCTCATTACCTGGTACAAATAGTGAAACAGGAACAGCATTTGGTCTATCACTTTGTAAGGAGTTTATAGACATTCACAATGGTAAAATATGGATAATAAGTAAACCTGGAAAAGGAAGTGAGTTTAAATTTACTTTACCTCTGGGAAAACCATAA
- a CDS encoding cupin domain-containing protein, which produces METTEMEKSKSHILIEIIEYVPNSVVTKTIIRKTTGNVSVVAIDTGEALAEKISPFDTFIQIIEGTAEVVIDENKNILKTGEGIIIPAHTSNNIIANQRFKMISTTIKSGYEAVQI; this is translated from the coding sequence ATGGAAACCACTGAAATGGAAAAATCAAAGTCGCATATTTTAATTGAAATTATTGAATATGTTCCGAATTCGGTGGTAACAAAAACCATTATAAGAAAAACCACAGGAAATGTAAGTGTTGTAGCTATTGATACCGGAGAAGCTCTTGCAGAAAAAATATCGCCCTTCGATACGTTCATTCAAATTATTGAAGGTACCGCAGAAGTAGTAATTGACGAAAATAAAAACATACTGAAAACCGGTGAAGGCATCATAATCCCTGCTCATACATCAAATAATATTATAGCAAACCAGAGGTTTAAAATGATTTCAACTACCATTAAGAGCGGTTATGAAGCAGTTCAAATTTGA
- a CDS encoding DUF4070 domain-containing protein, with protein MKILFIYPLYPDSFWSFKHALKFISKKAAVPPLGLITVSAMLPSNWQKKLIDLNVSELNLKDVVWADYIFISAMYIQKESVNKIISECVKLNKKIVAGGPLFTQEYKNYPLIDHFVLNEAEITLPLFLTDLSNGQPKRIYTTDQYADLSLSPVPDYHLLELKKYVFMNIQVSRGCPYSCDFCEITSLLGHKVRMKNTRQTIKELEALYQLNWRGPVSIVDDNFIGNKKEIKTHFLPTLKTWLHKHKYPFVFNIQSSIDLADDKELMSLMIETGFTSTFIGIETPDEIALRTCNKVQNKNRDLLESIRAIQNSGLQVSGGFIVGFDSDTPSVFQRQIDFIQKSGIVSAMVGLLNAPKNTVLYKRLETENRLTTEATGNNTDSSMNFIPKMDLDELLDGYKKIIHNIYAAKPYYKRLRRLLMNYNKLDKRRNKINFSLINAFLKSMYVIGIVNKGRIEYWKLLIWTLFNKPGLFSDAVTFAIYGYHFRTIYGLRQSR; from the coding sequence ATGAAAATATTATTTATATATCCACTCTATCCCGATTCCTTTTGGAGTTTCAAGCATGCGTTAAAGTTTATTTCAAAAAAAGCTGCTGTTCCACCTCTTGGATTGATTACTGTATCGGCAATGCTACCCTCCAATTGGCAGAAAAAACTGATCGACCTTAATGTTTCTGAACTTAATTTAAAGGATGTTGTTTGGGCCGATTATATATTCATCAGTGCGATGTATATTCAAAAAGAATCTGTCAACAAAATAATTTCAGAATGTGTGAAACTTAATAAAAAAATTGTTGCCGGCGGTCCGCTTTTCACCCAGGAATACAAAAATTATCCCCTTATTGATCACTTTGTTTTAAATGAGGCTGAAATTACATTACCCTTGTTTCTCACAGATTTGTCTAATGGGCAACCTAAAAGAATATATACAACCGATCAATATGCCGATCTATCCCTTTCGCCTGTGCCTGATTATCATTTGTTGGAGTTGAAGAAATATGTCTTTATGAACATACAGGTATCACGAGGGTGTCCTTACTCATGTGACTTTTGTGAAATTACGTCGCTTCTGGGGCACAAGGTAAGAATGAAAAACACCAGGCAAACAATAAAGGAACTGGAGGCATTATATCAACTAAATTGGCGAGGTCCTGTTTCGATTGTTGACGATAATTTTATTGGTAATAAAAAGGAAATCAAGACACATTTTTTACCGACATTAAAAACATGGCTGCACAAGCACAAGTATCCTTTTGTCTTTAATATTCAGAGCTCAATTGATCTGGCTGATGATAAAGAATTAATGTCCTTAATGATTGAAACAGGTTTTACCTCAACTTTTATTGGGATTGAAACACCCGATGAAATAGCGCTTCGTACGTGTAATAAAGTGCAAAACAAAAATCGCGATTTACTGGAGTCCATAAGAGCAATACAAAATTCAGGACTACAGGTATCAGGAGGCTTTATTGTAGGCTTTGACAGTGATACCCCCAGTGTTTTTCAGCGGCAAATCGATTTTATTCAAAAGAGTGGAATTGTTTCGGCCATGGTTGGACTATTAAATGCCCCAAAAAACACAGTTTTATACAAGAGGTTGGAAACCGAAAACAGATTGACCACTGAAGCAACGGGTAACAATACCGATTCATCAATGAATTTTATACCCAAAATGGATCTGGATGAATTATTGGACGGATATAAAAAAATAATTCATAATATATATGCAGCTAAACCTTATTATAAAAGACTCCGACGATTGTTAATGAATTACAATAAGCTTGACAAAAGGCGAAATAAAATCAATTTCTCTCTTATAAATGCTTTCTTAAAATCGATGTATGTTATTGGGATTGTAAATAAAGGAAGAATTGAGTATTGGAAGTTACTTATCTGGACACTATTTAACAAACCGGGATTATTCTCAGATGCAGTAACGTTTGCAATTTATGGATATCATTTCAGAACAATATATGGACTCAGACAATCCCGCTAA
- a CDS encoding AraC family transcriptional regulator, with translation MKIYIKNMVCIRCQMVVKSELEKLGLNYIYVNIGEANVTENLSDDQLKKLDHILRKSGLELMDDKKSILVEKIKVAIIELVHYTDDQIKVNLSDYLSEKLNHNYTYLANLFSEVKGITIEKFFLIHKIEKVKELIVYDELTLSEIAYKMHYSSAAHLSNQFKKITGLTPSHFKDLKNKRRDTLENV, from the coding sequence TTGAAAATATATATTAAAAATATGGTATGCATACGCTGCCAAATGGTGGTTAAAAGTGAACTGGAAAAGCTTGGTTTAAACTATATTTATGTCAATATAGGCGAAGCAAATGTTACTGAGAATCTATCTGATGATCAGCTAAAGAAACTAGATCACATTTTGAGAAAATCAGGACTGGAATTGATGGATGATAAAAAAAGTATTCTGGTTGAAAAAATAAAAGTTGCTATTATTGAACTGGTACATTATACTGATGATCAAATAAAAGTAAACTTATCTGACTACCTTAGTGAAAAACTTAATCATAACTATACATATCTGGCTAATCTATTCTCAGAAGTTAAAGGGATAACTATTGAAAAGTTCTTTTTGATACATAAAATTGAAAAAGTTAAGGAACTCATTGTTTATGATGAACTAACTCTTTCCGAAATAGCTTATAAAATGCACTACAGCAGTGCGGCACACTTGTCAAATCAATTTAAAAAAATTACAGGACTTACCCCTTCCCATTTTAAGGATCTTAAAAATAAAAGGCGTGACACACTCGAAAATGTGTGA
- a CDS encoding helix-turn-helix transcriptional regulator, translated as MYSINPTPHEIGKELAKRHKALRKQLKLSQSVMAERSGVSLGSLKRFETTGQISLESLLKLAHLLDRLEDFKLVFQPKEDLGNIEDLFSTK; from the coding sequence ATGTATTCAATTAATCCAACACCTCATGAAATTGGTAAGGAACTGGCCAAACGCCACAAAGCCTTGCGTAAACAATTAAAGTTATCTCAATCAGTTATGGCAGAGAGATCTGGTGTCTCTTTAGGGAGCTTAAAACGTTTTGAAACTACTGGACAAATATCTTTGGAATCATTACTTAAGTTAGCTCACCTTCTTGATAGGCTGGAAGATTTTAAATTAGTTTTCCAACCCAAAGAAGACTTAGGCAATATTGAGGATCTTTTTTCGACTAAATAG
- a CDS encoding type II toxin-antitoxin system HipA family toxin gives MENIKNILVSLELEDQSYEVGETVRDNRTIYFRYNADFLKCGLNISPIKLPYNNEINSTGSEPFDGLYGVFNDSLPDGWGRLLLDRSLASKDVNMQNITPLDRLAYVGDKGMGALCYRPKFDEDVAISSEIELDMIAREMDHILKGSDSDIIEELYTLGGSSGGARPKIFVGYNNVTKELMHGHQKLAEGFEDWLIKFPSSSDPKEIANIEYAYHKMALKAGLVMSDCKLFTGRSGQTYFGTKRFDRIKEKRIHMHTASGLMHDNFRMSTMDYGHLMDCAFQLEKHVKAYEKVLRLAAFNVFAHNRDDHSKNFSFLMDVKGNWSFAPVYDLTFSNSAYGFHSTMVAGESKNPGRKHLLELGLHFGIKKPELILEEVQDAVSHWDSIAKECGVSQNAIITIQKAINGVNKIN, from the coding sequence ATGGAAAATATCAAAAATATTTTAGTGTCTTTGGAGCTTGAGGACCAAAGTTATGAGGTAGGGGAAACGGTAAGGGATAATCGAACAATCTACTTTCGCTATAATGCTGATTTTTTGAAATGTGGTCTCAATATTTCACCAATTAAGCTGCCTTATAATAATGAAATCAATTCCACCGGTTCAGAACCCTTTGATGGGCTGTATGGTGTTTTTAACGATTCGTTACCTGATGGTTGGGGAAGGTTGTTGTTAGATCGTTCTCTTGCATCGAAAGATGTAAATATGCAAAATATAACTCCATTGGATCGCTTGGCTTACGTTGGTGATAAGGGGATGGGTGCTTTATGTTACAGACCAAAGTTTGATGAAGATGTTGCAATATCATCTGAAATTGAACTGGATATGATAGCCCGGGAAATGGATCATATTTTAAAAGGAAGTGATTCTGATATAATTGAAGAGCTATATACTTTAGGTGGTTCTTCCGGTGGGGCACGTCCTAAAATATTTGTTGGGTATAATAATGTCACCAAAGAATTAATGCATGGTCATCAAAAACTGGCAGAAGGTTTTGAAGATTGGCTGATTAAATTTCCATCATCGTCAGACCCTAAAGAGATTGCCAATATTGAATACGCTTACCATAAGATGGCTTTAAAAGCCGGATTGGTAATGAGCGATTGTAAACTATTCACAGGACGCTCGGGACAAACATACTTTGGTACAAAACGCTTTGACAGAATAAAAGAGAAAAGAATTCACATGCATACTGCAAGTGGATTGATGCATGATAATTTTAGAATGAGCACCATGGATTATGGTCATTTAATGGATTGTGCCTTTCAACTTGAAAAACATGTGAAAGCATACGAAAAAGTATTACGTCTGGCAGCTTTTAATGTGTTTGCTCATAACAGGGATGATCATAGTAAGAACTTCTCTTTTTTAATGGATGTCAAAGGTAATTGGAGTTTTGCACCTGTATATGATCTCACTTTTTCAAATTCAGCATATGGTTTTCATAGCACAATGGTTGCAGGAGAGAGTAAAAATCCGGGAAGGAAACATTTATTGGAGTTAGGCTTACATTTTGGAATAAAGAAACCGGAGCTGATATTGGAAGAAGTGCAAGATGCAGTTTCTCATTGGGACTCAATAGCTAAAGAGTGTGGCGTGTCACAAAATGCTATTATAACGATTCAAAAGGCAATTAATGGAGTGAATAAAATTAATTAA